A single Natranaerobius thermophilus JW/NM-WN-LF DNA region contains:
- a CDS encoding PQQ-binding-like beta-propeller repeat protein: MLIRRTTITLSGCLLVVLLVFTAYGPLDNETFMTTSADHSTEKREISKLIEEKEITNLKLEKQEITSEENTFQIQSYYPIEEQSDEQERKWTVHKLHSEFYYEINQDKNDNVTVSGHHIRGPEYENKVRGREYEKEADLTEEFRELNIDLDDDELTFSNTNIARRSETSIFEFKVSDGENHGYLSVTWEDGEHTETLSLHDHDIVDTGTQIYRVELKKFSEQQEEQIKDVPVDIYLYEHDNSYYLVESFRNIKQDQIEHDPVQIYSLPDDIIEITGIYPYDSWYSDRKIALIGKNDNQQYHHYSFHLDKQQLKQGMEVDLWRNEDKYQWKSHSRLGYNHLVDKTADNLLIVANDGLESGYHDNLFLYSLDRETGGINWKYDADLFPVEYYLSGDEQDVFINQTNALLTNKDPVITSKDMSTGDINWQKELSREHENEPRISAHIVKAEEMLIIYQHENSNDTFNPEHTLLGIEPKSGETIWEQELEPGTYELTEIPYHENVILLKGEDEASREKHEIIALNSKTGEQEWSKNKQNVEHSSNPGLDIMNECKLYPEHRESIKWFFSKDDLTQEEDLYKIDLNTGETLDSFPVEGNKIFWLTNDLIAQEDHLYSIKEDKILWENNHRLKAASKGNENEIFLVTEEEIISYCLKKDDQNWSQEFAISGGTDGVRPFNVSKKPFVRDDELIVPGRDKIFVLKRETGEIKHYVGNISLYETLDNSPYHFHYYYMVQPLGDSIYIGSRFGDMMKID; this comes from the coding sequence TTGCTAATCAGAAGAACCACAATCACGCTCAGTGGGTGTTTGCTAGTTGTTCTACTTGTTTTTACAGCTTATGGGCCGCTAGACAATGAAACCTTTATGACAACATCAGCTGATCACTCTACCGAGAAACGCGAGATCTCCAAACTTATCGAGGAAAAGGAAATTACAAATCTTAAACTCGAAAAACAAGAAATCACTTCAGAGGAAAATACTTTCCAGATTCAGTCTTATTATCCTATCGAAGAACAGTCAGATGAACAGGAACGAAAATGGACAGTTCACAAACTGCACAGTGAATTTTATTATGAGATTAACCAAGATAAAAACGATAATGTGACAGTATCAGGGCATCATATCAGGGGACCTGAATATGAAAATAAAGTCAGGGGACGTGAATACGAAAAAGAAGCAGATCTCACGGAAGAATTTAGGGAATTAAACATAGACTTGGATGATGATGAACTAACTTTTTCTAATACCAATATTGCTAGAAGGTCTGAAACTAGCATATTTGAATTCAAGGTATCTGACGGAGAAAATCACGGATATTTGTCAGTTACCTGGGAGGATGGTGAACATACGGAAACCCTGTCTTTACATGATCACGATATTGTCGATACAGGAACTCAAATTTACAGGGTAGAATTGAAAAAATTCTCAGAACAACAAGAAGAACAAATAAAAGATGTCCCGGTGGACATTTATCTTTACGAACATGACAACAGTTACTATCTAGTTGAAAGCTTCAGAAACATTAAACAAGACCAGATAGAGCACGATCCCGTTCAAATCTATTCACTTCCTGATGACATTATAGAGATTACCGGGATTTATCCATATGATTCTTGGTATAGTGATAGGAAAATTGCATTGATTGGTAAAAATGACAACCAGCAATATCATCATTATAGTTTTCACTTGGATAAGCAGCAGTTAAAACAAGGTATGGAAGTTGATCTGTGGCGAAATGAAGACAAGTATCAGTGGAAATCCCATAGTAGATTAGGATATAATCACCTTGTTGATAAAACTGCAGACAACTTATTAATAGTCGCTAATGATGGCCTGGAAAGTGGTTACCATGATAATTTATTCCTCTATTCCTTAGACAGAGAAACAGGAGGTATCAACTGGAAATACGACGCTGATTTATTCCCCGTAGAATACTATCTATCCGGAGACGAACAGGATGTATTCATTAATCAAACAAATGCCTTACTTACTAATAAAGACCCGGTAATCACCAGCAAAGATATGTCTACTGGGGATATAAATTGGCAAAAGGAGTTGAGTCGGGAACACGAAAATGAACCTAGAATTTCAGCACATATTGTCAAAGCTGAAGAAATGTTAATTATCTATCAACATGAAAACAGTAACGATACTTTCAATCCCGAACATACTTTATTGGGGATAGAACCAAAATCTGGAGAAACAATTTGGGAACAAGAACTGGAACCGGGTACTTATGAATTAACTGAGATACCCTATCATGAAAATGTTATTCTTCTTAAGGGAGAAGATGAGGCATCCAGAGAAAAACACGAAATTATAGCTTTGAATAGTAAAACTGGAGAACAAGAATGGTCTAAAAACAAACAAAACGTAGAACACAGCAGCAATCCTGGTTTGGATATCATGAATGAGTGCAAACTTTATCCGGAACACAGGGAAAGCATCAAGTGGTTTTTTTCAAAGGATGATTTAACCCAAGAAGAGGATTTATACAAAATAGACCTTAATACAGGTGAAACTTTGGATTCTTTTCCTGTAGAAGGCAATAAAATATTCTGGCTAACCAATGACCTAATTGCCCAGGAAGATCATCTATATTCCATAAAAGAAGATAAGATCCTTTGGGAAAATAATCATCGATTAAAAGCCGCCTCTAAGGGAAATGAGAATGAAATATTTTTAGTAACTGAAGAGGAAATTATTTCTTATTGCCTGAAAAAAGATGACCAGAATTGGTCTCAAGAGTTTGCCATTAGTGGTGGTACAGATGGAGTCAGACCTTTCAATGTAAGCAAAAAGCCTTTCGTAAGGGATGATGAGTTAATTGTACCAGGTAGGGACAAAATCTTTGTCCTTAAAAGAGAAACAGGAGAGATTAAGCATTATGTGGGCAACATTTCCCTATATGAAACATTAGATAACTCACCTTATCATTTCCATTATTATTATATGGTTCAGCCCCTGGGTGACAGTATTTATATCGGTTCTCGATTCGGGGATATGATGAAAATAGATTAA